In Passer domesticus isolate bPasDom1 chromosome 7, bPasDom1.hap1, whole genome shotgun sequence, one genomic interval encodes:
- the SLC25A5 gene encoding ADP/ATP translocase 2: MTDAAVSFAKDFLAGGVAAAISKTAVAPIERVKLLLQVQHASKQISADKQYKGIIDCVVRIPREQGILSFWRGNLANVIRYFPTQALNFAFKDKYKEIFLGGVDKRTQFWRYFAGNLASGGAAGATSLCFVYPLDFARTRLAADVGKAGADREFSGLGDCLVKIFRSDGLRGLYQGFSVSVQGIIIYRAAYFGIYDTAKGMLPDPKNTHIVVSWMIAQSVTAVAGLVSYPFDTVRRRMMMQSGRKGADIMYSGTLDCWRKIARDEGSKAFFKGAWSNVLRGMGGAFVLVLYDEIKKYT, translated from the exons ATGACCGATGCGGCCGTGTCCTTCGCCAAGGATTTCCTTGCCGGCGGGGTGGCGGCCGCCATCTCCAAGACCGCCGTCGCGCCCATCGAGAGGgtcaagctgctgctgcag GTGCAGCACGCCAGCAAGCAGATCTCCGCCGACAAGCAGTACAAGGGCATCATCGACTGCGTGGTGCGCATCCCGCGGGAGCAGGGCATCCTCTCGTTTTGGCGCGGCAACCTGGCCAATGTGATCCGCTACTTCCCCACCCAGGCCCTCAACTTCGCTTTCAAGGATAAGTACAAGGAGATCTTCCTGGGCGGCGTGGACAAGCGAACCCAGTTCTGGCGGTACTTCGCCGGGAACCTGGCATCCGGGGGCGCCGCCGGCGCGACCTCCCTGTGCTTCGTGTACCCCCTTGACTTTGCCCGAACCCGCCTGGCAGCGGATGTGGGTAAAGCCGGGGCCGACCGCGAGTTCAGTGGGCTCGGTGACTGCCTGGTCAAAATCTTCCGCTCAGATGGCCTCCGGGGCCTGTACCAGGGCTTCAGCGTCTCTGTGCAGGGCATCATCATCTACAGAGCCGCCTACTTCGGCATCTACGACACCGCCAAGG GCATGCTTCCAGACCCAAAGAACACCCACATTGTTGTCAGCTGGATGATCGCTCAGAGCGTCActgctgtggctggtttggtgTCCTACCCTTTTGACACGGTTCGTCGGCGCATGATGATGCAGTCTGGCCGGAAAGGAG CTGACATAATGTACTCTGGCACTCTTGACTGCTGGCGGAAGATTGCCCGGGATGAGGGCTCCAAGGCCTTTTTCAAAGGTGCATGGTCAAACGTACTCCGAGGAATGGGCGGTGCTTTTGTCTTAGTCCTGTATGATGAAATCAAGAAGTATACATAA